Sequence from the Hamadaea flava genome:
GCCGCTGCCCGTCGACGGTCAGCACCCAGCGCGACAGAAACCGGGTGTCCCAGGCGAACAGCCCGTCCGGCTCGGTCGGGCTCGCCTCGATGTCCCCGCGGTCGTCGCTGACCACGAAGGTGTTCCCGTGCAGGATGCTCACGCTCATGACGCACTCCCGCTCGCCTCGAGCGCGGAGACCCGGGAGGCCGGCGGCCCCGGGAAGATCCGCTGCAGTTGGATGGGCAGCTCGATGTCGCCTTGGATGGCCATCGCGCCGCGCAGCACCGAGGCCATCCCGTTGGCCTCGCCGGTGACGAGGCGGTCGAGCAGGTCTTGCGAGATCTGCACGACGCAGTCCGCCGGAGCCTTGCCCCGGGCCACCGCCACTTCGCCGTCGCCGAACGTGATCAGCCAGTGCCCGGCCGGCTTGCCGGACAGGTCGCCATCGGTGTGGACGTCGATCCGCAGGGCGCCTGAGGCCCCGGCCAGTCGCGGGTCGTGCCCGCGATCGGCCAGCTCCGTGAAGAACTCTTCCGTCGGATTGGTCATGCGGTCATCGTCCGAGGATCCCGACACGCGGGTCTTCGCCCGCCATGGGTGAGACACGCCCACATCGTCGCAGGAACAACGCCTCGACCAGGGCCATATCGGCGATCTCGGCCGGATCCACGCTCTCGTCCGGCTCGTGCCGGCGGGCCAGCGGCTCCTCCACCCCGATCAGGAGGATCTCGGCGTCCGGGAAGTGCTCGGCGAGCCCGACACAGAGCGGGTTGGTGCCGCCCCGGCCCAGCTGGGCGGGTTCCTCGCCGTAGACGTCGCGCAGCGACTCCGTCAGGGCGGCGTACGCGGGGCCGCCGGCGCGCGCCAGGAACGGCGGGACGGCGGACTCGCGGTCGACGCGTACGTGGGCTCCCCAGGGCGCGACCGCGTTCAGGTGGCCGACGAGCGCCTGCGCCGCCTTCACCTCGTCCACATGCGGCGGTACGCGCAAGTCCAGCCGAGCCCGCGCCCACGGCTGGATCATGCCGTGCTCTCCGCGTACGGGATAGTCGATGTCGAGCACGGTGATCGCCGGGCGGGCCCACAGGCTGTCCGCGATCCCGCCGTTCCCCAGCAGCGCCACCCCGTCCAGGACGGCCGCGTCCTCCCGGAACCGGGCCGGTGCGTAGATCGCGCCCGCCCACGAACTCATGTTGTCCAGTCCGAGGACGTTCGTGTTGCCGGCCGCGTCCCGGAAGCTCGCCAGCATGAGCAGCAAGGCCGCCAGCGCGTCCGGCGCGGGTCCACCGTACGGGCCGGCCTCGCGCGGTTCGGTCAGCGTCTCCACCGTCACCGACAGCGCCACGTGGCCGCGCAGGCTCACCGTGACGGCCGGTACGCCCACCGCCAGGTTGCCGGCGTCGCCGATGACGAAGACGTCGGCCGCCAGCAGCGACGCGTACTCCCCCAGCGACCGGGCCAGGCTGCCCGCACTCCGTTCGGCCGAGCCCTCGACGACGACCTTCAGGTTCACCGGCAGCTCGTCGCCCAGTGCCCGGATGGCGGTCAGGTGCATGAGCAGGTTGCCCTTGCAGTCGGACGCGCCGCGGCCGTACCACCGGCCGTCCAGCTCGGTCAGCTCGAACGGCGGCGTCTTCCAGACGTCCTCGTCCGGGGCCGGATGAACGTCGTAATGGGCGTACAACAGGACGGTCGGCGCGTCCGGTCCGGCGTCGGAGCGGTCGGCGTAGACCGTCGGACCGGCCTCCGGCACGGGCAGCAGCCGGACATGCGGGAAACCCGCCCCCCGCAACGTTTCGGCCACCCATTCGGCGGCTCGCACGCACTCGGCGGCGGTACGGTCATCGGCTCCGGCCACCGACCGGATGGCGATGAGCTTGGCCAGGTCATCGTGGGCCGACGACATGAGGTCGTCCACCCGGGCGCGCAACTCGACGGCGTTCACTCGCCAACCTTCGCCGTCCGAACGGGTGCCGGCGTCACCCTCGTCAGGTGAAAAAGGTTGTGCAGTAACCAAGTCGAGCAGGCCCCGGCTGGGACCGGATGCGAAAACGCATGACCGGAGTCGCCCACGAAGACGTTTATTTTGGGCTTATGCTACGAAAGCGCCCAGGCTTGGAGCCCGTCGGACTCTTCCAGCCGGGCGGTTTCGCTCCCGCGGGGGGTCGGGGACACATGACTCACGTCATCGACAACGTGGCGCCAGCCACTGTGGACACTTGGCTGCCGCCCGTCGCGGGCGGTCTGCTCCGGCGGCGGCTGCACGAGGCGTTCGACCAGGGGCGTTCCGGAGATCTGCTCGTGGTCACGGGTCCGGCCGGATCCGGGAAGACCACCGCGCTGGCCATGTGGGCCGCCGACGCCGCCGGGGCCGCGCGGATCGCCTGGGTGAGCCTCGGCCCGCTCGACGGCGATCCGGCCGTCTTCTGGACTTCGCTGACGACGGCCGTCCACCGGGCGACGGGCACCACCGGGCGACCGGAGACGGTCGGCCTGCTCGCCCGCTCGTTGGAGCAGCTGGATGAGCAGCTCATCATCGTCCTCGACAACGGCGAGCATCTGCGCCGGTCCGCCGGCATGGTGTCCGCGCTGCTCAGCCACGACATGCCGCAGGTGCGGGTCATCTTCGCCGCGCGCGAGGCGCCGGCCGCGCAGCTGAGCCGGCTGCGGCTCATCGGCCGGCTCACCGAGGTGGGCCCGGACGACCTGGCGTTCAACCCGCGCGAAGCGGCCCAGTTCTGGTCGCTGCGCCAGCGCACCCTGACCCCGACCGAGGCGACCGCGCTGGTCGACCGCACCGGCGGGCTGGCCGCCGGAGTCTGCGCACCCGACGTCCACACCGCCGGATTCACCGACGTCCTCGCCGACTTCCTGCGGGCCGAGCTGCTCGGCCGCCTCCCGGCCGAGCATCGGGACTTCCTGCTGCGGTGCAGCCTGCTCGACGACCTCGACGCGCGGTCCGCGGAGGCGGTCACCGGCCGCCGCGACGCCGCCCGTCTGCTGGATCACCTGCGCCGCGAACATCATCTGCTGGTACGCCCAGCGGAGGAACCGGAGCGGTTACAGCTGCGGCGGCCCTACGCCGCCTTCCTTCGCGACGAGGCGCGGCTGGTGATCGCCGAGCACCTTCCGGACGTGCACGCCCGAGCCGCCCAGCATTACGCCGAGCGCGACCGGCCCGAGGCCGCCCTGCGGCACGCGGCCGCCTCCGGCCGACCCCAGCTGGCCGCGGAGGTGGGCGTACGCGTCGCCGCACCGCTCGTGCTGGGCACCGCCCGGGAGGTGTTCCTGGGCCTGCCCGCCTGGGTTCCCGCCCGCGACGCGGTCCGTCATCCGGAGACGGCGACGGTCCTTGCGCTGGCGGCGGTCGCCCGGGACGACGAGCACACCGCCGGGGCGTACGCGAGACTCGCCCGCGAGCGCTTCGGCGAGGTCGCCACGGAACGCCGGCTGCCCATGCAGGCCGCGTTGTGCCTCGGCGACCTGCTGCTCGCCCGGCAACGCGAGGACGTCGAGGCGATCGGCCGGACGATGACGACCCTGCTGGAGGTGCTCGACGCCACCGTCCCGGGCCTGGTGCCCGCCGCGGACGGGATGCGCGCGATCGCGGCCGAGTGCCTCGGGTACGCCGCCCTATGGACCGGCGATCTGACGCTCGCTCGGTCCAGCCTGGAGGCCGCTGCCGTCCACAGTGGTCAGCAGGAGCTGACGCTGGCCTCCGGAGCGGCGCTGGGCGGGCTCGCCCTGGTGCACGCACTGCGCGGGGACGTCGGGCAGGCCGCCCAGCTCGCGTACGCCCGCGATCCGGCCGCCTCGGACGTGCCGGAGGCGTACCGCCGGCCGGCCCGGCTGGCGCGCGGCTTGGTGCTGTGGCTGCGGGGGGCGGCGTCGGACGCGCTGACCGTGGTCGGCGCCGAACCGGGCGACCGCGACGACCGGCCGAGCGCGTACGCCACTGGACTCGTCCGAGCCCGGATCCTGCTGACGCTCGGCGACGTGCCGGCTGCGCGCGAGGCGCTGGCCGCGGCCGGACCGGCGACCGGACCGTCCCTTCTGGACGATTGGCGCGCGGTGACCACCGCCGAACTGCACCTGGCGGAGGGCCGCCCGGCGAAGGCGGTGACCGCGGCCGGCTACGCCATGCGCGACGGCCGTACGCCGCTGGACAGTCACGCGTGCATCGTGGCGGCCCGCGCGCATCTGGCCGGGGGTGAGCTGAACGCCGCCTCCCGGATCCTGGAGGCGGTCCACCGGACGAGCGCCACGGCCGGTCCCTGGGCGCAGGTGAACGCGTGGCTCGCGGAGAGCCTGATCGCCGACCGGCTGGGCCATGAAGGAGCGGTCCGGATCGCGATCGGGACCGCACTGGTGATCGCCGACGT
This genomic interval carries:
- a CDS encoding M20/M25/M40 family metallo-hydrolase, coding for MNAVELRARVDDLMSSAHDDLAKLIAIRSVAGADDRTAAECVRAAEWVAETLRGAGFPHVRLLPVPEAGPTVYADRSDAGPDAPTVLLYAHYDVHPAPDEDVWKTPPFELTELDGRWYGRGASDCKGNLLMHLTAIRALGDELPVNLKVVVEGSAERSAGSLARSLGEYASLLAADVFVIGDAGNLAVGVPAVTVSLRGHVALSVTVETLTEPREAGPYGGPAPDALAALLLMLASFRDAAGNTNVLGLDNMSSWAGAIYAPARFREDAAVLDGVALLGNGGIADSLWARPAITVLDIDYPVRGEHGMIQPWARARLDLRVPPHVDEVKAAQALVGHLNAVAPWGAHVRVDRESAVPPFLARAGGPAYAALTESLRDVYGEEPAQLGRGGTNPLCVGLAEHFPDAEILLIGVEEPLARRHEPDESVDPAEIADMALVEALFLRRCGRVSPMAGEDPRVGILGR
- a CDS encoding SCP2 sterol-binding domain-containing protein, whose product is MTNPTEEFFTELADRGHDPRLAGASGALRIDVHTDGDLSGKPAGHWLITFGDGEVAVARGKAPADCVVQISQDLLDRLVTGEANGMASVLRGAMAIQGDIELPIQLQRIFPGPPASRVSALEASGSAS
- a CDS encoding LuxR C-terminal-related transcriptional regulator; this encodes MTHVIDNVAPATVDTWLPPVAGGLLRRRLHEAFDQGRSGDLLVVTGPAGSGKTTALAMWAADAAGAARIAWVSLGPLDGDPAVFWTSLTTAVHRATGTTGRPETVGLLARSLEQLDEQLIIVLDNGEHLRRSAGMVSALLSHDMPQVRVIFAAREAPAAQLSRLRLIGRLTEVGPDDLAFNPREAAQFWSLRQRTLTPTEATALVDRTGGLAAGVCAPDVHTAGFTDVLADFLRAELLGRLPAEHRDFLLRCSLLDDLDARSAEAVTGRRDAARLLDHLRREHHLLVRPAEEPERLQLRRPYAAFLRDEARLVIAEHLPDVHARAAQHYAERDRPEAALRHAAASGRPQLAAEVGVRVAAPLVLGTAREVFLGLPAWVPARDAVRHPETATVLALAAVARDDEHTAGAYARLARERFGEVATERRLPMQAALCLGDLLLARQREDVEAIGRTMTTLLEVLDATVPGLVPAADGMRAIAAECLGYAALWTGDLTLARSSLEAAAVHSGQQELTLASGAALGGLALVHALRGDVGQAAQLAYARDPAASDVPEAYRRPARLARGLVLWLRGAASDALTVVGAEPGDRDDRPSAYATGLVRARILLTLGDVPAAREALAAAGPATGPSLLDDWRAVTTAELHLAEGRPAKAVTAAGYAMRDGRTPLDSHACIVAARAHLAGGELNAASRILEAVHRTSATAGPWAQVNAWLAESLIADRLGHEGAVRIAIGTALVIADVDGLVAPFGEVGGEARALLDRNRDLVADYPLLSVRLDAVRPVASVTVSDRLLEDLTDRELAVLRYLPSLLTVRDVAAELSVSQNTVKTHVRSIYRKLSVGTRRDAVGRARRLGLL